The Intestinibaculum porci DNA window TCAGGATATCATTAAAGTCATTAGAAGATGCGGTAAATCCACATTACTCAAACAATATCAGGATCATTTAAAAGGACTTGGTATTCATGAAAGTCAAATAATCTCTATCAATTTTGAAGACTTACAATTTGAACAGTTATTAGAATATCACGCTCTATATAGTTATATTTTGAGTAATATTATTCCTGATCAAAAGATGTATATCTTTTTAGACGAAGTTCAAAAAGTAAAAGAATTTGAAAAAGCTGTTGATAGCTTATACATTCAAGAAAACATTGATATCTATATCACTAGTTCTCATGAATGCCTGTTATCAAAACTCTTTTATGGAAGAGCAATTGAAATCTCAATGTTACCATTATCATTTAAAGAAGTTTATCAAAAAGGAACAAACCAGGATGAAGCTTTCATCCAGTATTTGAAATATGGAGATTTTCCCTATTTAAGTCATATACTTTTAAATGAAGAAAAAGCAAATACATACATTGAAGGCATTTATAATACTGTAATCGTCAAAGATATTGAAGAAAGAGAAGCGAGAAAACAAAAGGATCCTAATAAGAGAAATATTAATAATCTTTTTTTACTGACAACCATTGCCAAATATTTAGCGAGTACCATTGGCAGTATCATCTCCATCAAAAATGTCACGGGATATATTACTTCAACGGGGAGAAAAGTATCTCCTAATACCGTTGATCACTATATGCAAGCCTTAAAAGAATCCTTTATTTTTTACCCTGTCGAACGTTTTGACATTGCGGGAAAGAAAATTATTAAGTCATAAGCGAAAAAGCTTATGGCTTTTTTTATAAACTTGATACATATCAATTCTTCTGAGATTGTCTTTCGATATACTCAAAACTGTCAAAAGGAGGTTGATAGCATGCACAAATGGTTATCACAAAATAAAAATAAACTTACCGCTCTCACTGGTCTTTTGATCGTGATGGCATTCATTTTCCAATGGATCTTTTCTAACAGGACAGCCGCTAACATCTTTCTCTTTATAGCATCCTTAATAGGCGGCTTCCCCATTGCTGTTTCTGCGATAGCAGCCTTAAAGGTAAAAGTCATCAGTATTGATTTATTAGTGACAATCGCAATCTTCGGTGCATTTGTCATTCAAGAATTTGAAGAATCAGCCATTGTCGCTTTCCTTTTTCTCTTTGGTGCTTATCTCGAACACAAGACATTATCTAAAACCCGTTTAGCTATTCAGAATTTAGTTGCTCTTTCCCCTGAGACAGCCTTACGTCAAAACAATCAGGAAGAATTTGAAGAAATCTCTGTAGAGGAAGTGGAAGAAGGAGATCACTTACTTGTTAAAACGGGTGATAAAGTTCCTGTTGATGGCATCGTCCTTTCCGGATTAGCGACCATTAATGGAGCCAGCATTACCGGTGAACCACTACCAGTCTCAAAAGCTGTTGATGATCAAGTCTTTGCAGGAACCATCGTTGAAGATGGAACCATTCATATGCAGGCTGAAAAAGTTGGTGAAGATAGTACTTTTGGAAAAATAATTGCTTTAGTAGAAGAAGCACAGGATTCCAAATCACCAGCCGAGCGTTTTATTGATCGCTTTGCGAAATACTATACCCCGGCGGTGTTAGTCCTAGCCCTTATCGTTTTTCTCTTCTCACGCAGTATTTCCTTAGCCATTACTATTTTAGTCTTAGGATGCCCTGGCGCTTTGGTTATTGGTGTTCCCGTATCTCACGTAGCTGGCATTGGTAATGGGGCAAAACATGGCATTTTATTTAAAGGCAGTGATGTCATTGCAAAATTCAGTAAGGTTGATACGATTTTGTTTGATAAAACCGGTACCCTCACTTATGGCAATCCGGAGGTCACTGATTCTCATTACTATCTGCCTGATCATGATCTGGTTGATCGTTTACTTGTCAGTGTTGAAAAAGAATCTCGTCATCCCCTTGCACAAGCTATTTTAAAACACTATCAAGTATCACAAAGTGAAAATATTCTGGAAACCACGGTGATTCAAGGCGGCGGGATTATGGCAAAAACTCATGAACATCAGATTCTTGTCGGTAATCCTTATCTTATGAAGCAGTATCACATTACTATAACAGAACCAATGCAAAAAGATATAAACGAAATGGAACAGTTAGGTGAATCACTCGTCTTAACAGCCATCGATGGCAGTCTCGCTTTAGCTACAGGTATTCGTGACCAGCTTCGTGATGGTGTTAAAGAAGACTTACAGGCTCTTAAGAACATGGGGGTGAAAAATCTTATTCTGCTCTCTGGTGATCACCAGCACAGTGTCGATTTAGTTCGTGAAGAATTGGGTTTAAGTGAAGCTTATGGGAATCTCTTACCAGCTGATAAAG harbors:
- a CDS encoding heavy metal translocating P-type ATPase, whose translation is MHKWLSQNKNKLTALTGLLIVMAFIFQWIFSNRTAANIFLFIASLIGGFPIAVSAIAALKVKVISIDLLVTIAIFGAFVIQEFEESAIVAFLFLFGAYLEHKTLSKTRLAIQNLVALSPETALRQNNQEEFEEISVEEVEEGDHLLVKTGDKVPVDGIVLSGLATINGASITGEPLPVSKAVDDQVFAGTIVEDGTIHMQAEKVGEDSTFGKIIALVEEAQDSKSPAERFIDRFAKYYTPAVLVLALIVFLFSRSISLAITILVLGCPGALVIGVPVSHVAGIGNGAKHGILFKGSDVIAKFSKVDTILFDKTGTLTYGNPEVTDSHYYLPDHDLVDRLLVSVEKESRHPLAQAILKHYQVSQSENILETTVIQGGGIMAKTHEHQILVGNPYLMKQYHITITEPMQKDINEMEQLGESLVLTAIDGSLALATGIRDQLRDGVKEDLQALKNMGVKNLILLSGDHQHSVDLVREELGLSEAYGNLLPADKAAFVKKRQSIGETVAFVGDGINDSPSLALADIGIAMGNGTDVAIETSDIVLMHSNFHRIPHALALAKATSRNMLENIIIALLVVVILLVSVFTSRAMNMAIGMFVHEASILVVILNAMRLIHFKNKQKLDTNQLFMNDLQVN
- a CDS encoding ATP-binding protein, whose protein sequence is MIQRTSYLNELISWKDQDIIKVIRRCGKSTLLKQYQDHLKGLGIHESQIISINFEDLQFEQLLEYHALYSYILSNIIPDQKMYIFLDEVQKVKEFEKAVDSLYIQENIDIYITSSHECLLSKLFYGRAIEISMLPLSFKEVYQKGTNQDEAFIQYLKYGDFPYLSHILLNEEKANTYIEGIYNTVIVKDIEEREARKQKDPNKRNINNLFLLTTIAKYLASTIGSIISIKNVTGYITSTGRKVSPNTVDHYMQALKESFIFYPVERFDIAGKKIIKS